Within Coturnix japonica isolate 7356 chromosome 13, Coturnix japonica 2.1, whole genome shotgun sequence, the genomic segment tcgATCCACTCCTCCCGCTGCTCAGCTGCCAGCACGTAGTTCTTCTCCGTGGTGGTGAGGTAGAAGGCAGAGGTGGCTTTGGGGCAGCTCTCAGTGCCCATGGGGCCAACGGAGACACAGTCGGACAGGCGGATGACACGGCGGGCGCAGCGCTGCAGGGAGGTGTCAGGCAGTGTGCCGCCATCCCGCACATCAAACTGCTCCATGCGGGACACACCAAAGGGGCtggcagcaaacagctgcaCTCGGATCTTCCTCCAGGTCCGCTAGAATGAAGGTATGGATGTGTGGGAAAAGGGAGAGCAGGAGCCGGCTGCCATGTCCACGAATGGCCACGCAGGGGTCTCTGCCTGCGAGGCTGCGCACTGTGCAGGGCACAGCAAGCTGTTCTCACTTGGACCGCCATGCAAATGAAAGCCATtttgagctgctgtgctcctgctggcagctcgCATCTGCCACACGCAGCCAGGCCCTGCAGCTTGCAGCCTGCTTCCTCCCATGGGAGGCTCTGCAGCACCGGTCCCTTCCCAGCCCATCACGAGATGGAGGGGCTGCGAGCCCCCGCATACCTCAAGTGCACAGCAGGGCCTCCGCCCTGGAAAATAGATGTGGCAGAGCACCCAAAATACCCATGGGGCACCCACACGGCAGAGCACCGGCCCCATGCACATGGGGGCTACATGCTTCAGCTCTAAGACTGAGGTAGGAGCAGCTCTGTTAGTGCACCAGAGGTAGCCTCAGACACACAGAGCGCTCTGTGCTGAGAAGGCCAACAGGAGCCAGACTGTGCACACCCAGCTCTGAGGCTGCCATCATGTCACCCATCATGTCACCCATAATGTACCCACAGATCCAAGCACACAAAGTCATCGCTTGTCCCACAGCGCTGCCCCAGGACCAGGTTCAAGCCAGCAACCCCCCTGCTGCCCCGctcccacacacacagagctgagcctCAGTAACACACCTTTATTGTTTCATTGCACATCATGCAATGACCAAGCAAGGACACAGCCCATAGGGGTGAGCACAAGCTGGTGCTTGCACAGATCTCTCTCTCAGCATTGAGAGAGCACCAACACTAAAGCTGGAGTCCAAAGAGgtccagctctgctcaccccCTTCCCAGATGCAGGGAAGCTCAGGCCTGGACccaagcagcagcccagcagcacaaacCCGATATCCAGCCACAAACCCACCCTCTGCCCTTTACCTTTCCTAATTTGCGGTGCTGTACATAGAGGATGCCATCCTTCACTGGTCTCTCCATGGgcccagcacagggctctggggcttgggctgctggcagcacagaaatgtgACTGCTTCAGCCAAAGCATGGGGCAGACTTCCTTCTCTCTGAACTTCCCCTTTTTGGTGTGTGGGATGAGAGGCAAAGGCTGGGCCACAGGAGGTGTCTATCAGCCCAGCCCttgcagcagggcagtggggcAGAACGCATACTGTGAGAGCACAGGCAGCTCTCAGGAGACCACATGACATAAGTGCAGCGTGCTTGGCTTGGCCCTGGCTGCAccagagcactgctgctgttaACAGAACAGCTGAGGATGCACAGATTAAGGTGAGAGGAAGGAGACTGTGGAGCTTTGGAGGGGCTAGGCAGAAGTCCCTAGGCATGGGTAGCAGCCCACCAGCCACAAACCAGTCACCCCACATAGAGTTTCCCCCACCACCTCACAGCAGTGTGACACTGATGTAttgggctgctgcagcacagtttcACACTCTTCCATCCAGGGCAAGACCTCAGAAAGGCTGAGCTGTTGTCAGTCCCAAAAAAACCAGGCCACAGATGTGCACAGAGTCCTCTGGTACAGGGTTGGTCTGGGTTTTGGAAAGTGAACCCCAGGTCAAAGGGAAGCAGCCAACCTCCACTCCTGTCCTGCGCAGGGGAGCACcgagcagcacagcccccaggcTAGAAGTCCATAGAGCTGTGGGCTAGGTAGTCCTTGCGGCCAATATTGCTGACTTGCTTGGTCTGCATCGCCTCCAGCTTAGGGCAGTCAGTGATGCGATGGCCCAGGCCACCACAGAAGGCACAGCCCCGCTCACCTGCAATGAGAGGAAGGAGATCAGGCAGGGAGACAGGAGTCACCCCATGAGCACGAATTGATGGGAGATGGGACCCTGTCTGCAACCCACATCACTCTAACAGCCCTGCAGAAGTTCCCCATCCCAGTTCAGGGTCCCTCACCTCCGATGTCCAGCATGGTCTCATCCCCACAGTGCAGCACCTGGAGCACAGGAGGCACCTTCTGCTTCGCCTCCAGGAGCAGAGCCTTCAAGTCCATGAGCACTGACTCATCTGGGGGCAGAGATGCAGATCAGATACAGTCCTAGCAGAAGCCCAACACAAGAGCAGCAAAGGATGATGTGCTGGGCCCTGAAGCTAGCACCCAGGTGGGTGGCAATGCCCCATGTCCCCACCTCCTCTCCATGAGCCATAATCACTTATCCCTGCTAGCATGAAAACACCACCCTCACccaagcagaagcagctctctgtcccagctgcagcctACCCCACAGGCTCCCCCCGTCCCTGCTGTTTCTCACCGCAGGCTTTGTTGATGAAGGTGGTGGCAATACCAGTGTTGCCTGAGCGACCTGTACGCCCGATACGGtgaactgcaaagaaacagacagGATCAGGCCTGAATGAATACGACACGACACCCCTGCGACCACCAAGATGggtgcacagccctgctggcctgcagccacccagctgtgctccctcAGTGCCTCTGCTGGGCTCAATGCCCACCGTAGTTCTCAATCTCCTCTGGCATATCATAGTTGATGACGTGCTGGATGGCAGGGAAGTCCAGGCCCTTAGAAGCAACATCAGTGGCAACCAGAACATCCTTCTTCCCATCTCGGAAGGCCTCAATGGCTTTTGTCCGTTCCTCCTGATCTGTAAACGTCCAACACAGAAGATGAGCAGGATCAGAGTTCCCAATCCTACCTCTTGCAGCAACCACAACGGCCTTAAAACTGAGCATTAAATGGCTTAGTCCCTTCCTATGTGAAAACCTATACATCCTTTCCCCAGATTAAGTAGCACTGTGACAAACAGCTACGTGCCAGGACCTCCCATGTtcacacacagagctggaaggagTGGGATCAGACAGGACCACACCTCCCCAGTGCCCTCACAAACCTTTGCCTCCATGGATGGCCACAGCTTCCACTCCCTTGAGCAGAAGGTACTCGTGGATCGCATCaacatctgctttcttctccgCAAAGATCAGCACCTGCCACAACACACACATATCATGTAAGAGTGGCTTTTTTTATGTGTTGACAAAAAGCACAATCCCCAGAGAAACCCACTTCCTCTTGCTGAATAAAGGCCACAACAGTTCTGTGCCCAAGACTTGTAAATACACAAAACACAGTTCCTTCCTTCACCTaccccagcacagggcacagcctggcagcatcacagctgcatCCCCACTTCCATCTCTATACCTGTGCtactgagctgcagtgctgcccccaGATGTACTGCGGGAACAGATGGAGGATATTTACTCACAGGAGGTGGGGTTTTCTGCAGGCACTCGAGGAGGTACACCATCTTGGCCTCCTCTTTCACATACTCCACTTCCTaggaagaagcacagagaaggtTCAAGCCGACAGCAGAGAAACCAGCAGTGCATGGTATCCCATGACCCAGAGGGAAGGAGGGCCAAGCACGCCTGTCCTTGTGGGAGAGGTACTGGCTGCTCCCACAAACTATGCAGGCCTCCAACGTGGTAAGGGGGAGCTCCCAAGTACCTCACCTGCACAACATCCAGGCTGGCAGCACCTGCTCGCCCAACATTAATGGTGATAGGCTTCACCAGGGCACTCTTAGCAAAGTTCTGGATCTTTTTAGGCATCGTTGCACTGAAGAGAAGGGTCTGTCGCTGGCCCTAGACAGGGAGCAAAGCAAGGGCAAGGACTGAGTGCTCATCCAAAGGTGGGTGCAGGGATTGAGCGATATGGTGCCCACATCTTCTCAGCCCAGTACCTTGAAGTAGGAGAAGATGGTGCGGATATCCCCCTCAAAGCCCATATCAATCATCCTGTCAGCCTCATCCAAGGCCAAATAGCGGCAGATGTCCAGGCTCACCATCTTCTTCTGCAGCAGGTCCATGAGGCGGCCAGGGGTTGCCACCATCATGTGCACACCACTGTGGGATGAGAGAAGGAAGGCACAGTCAGGCACTCAGATTTCTCCCTAAGCAGAAATGTATAGAGAAGGGCTTACAGAGCTCATGCTGTGGGCTGATAACAGCCAACTGGCACGTCAGCTCCACCCCATAcctccccacagccacccaGCTAACGTGCCACCCCTCAGTCCCCTGCTAGAAATAAAGAGCCAGGTTTCAGCCCCACAGGACCCTCCCCACAAGTTCTCACTGTTTAATTGTCTCCATCTGCTCCTTAACAGACATTCCCCCAATGCAGAGGGCACAGCGCAGTGGGGGCAGACTGTCTTCCTGCAGCAGGCGACAGTAGTACTCAATGATGCCATGGGTCTGCCGGGCCAGCTCTcgctgcagagagaaaaaacaccTCAATTCTCCACACAGGGAGCACCTGAAACTGTCACTGAACATCAGTGAGCTTCCTCCCACGCTCTGTGCCCACAAGAACTCACAGAAGGACAGATGATGAGTCCATAGGGTCCCTCTCGCTTAGAGAATGGCAGTCTTTTCTCTTGCTCCAGGCAGAACATGATAACTGGAAGGGTGAACACCAAAGTCTTCCCAGAACCAGTGAAGGCAATGCCAATCATATCCCTTCCTGAGAGGCTATCAGAGAAACAGGCCAGTGGTGGGCAGGAGCATTACAAGGAGGGCTCAGTGCACCAGATCTGAGCAGGGTGAATGAGGGTGGAGGGAAACACACAGTTGGTGCTACTGGGTGGGGctggaagcaaaaaaaacacTGCCTAAATCTGGGACGTGGACAAAGTACTCACATTGTGGGGATGCCTTGAATCTGTATAGGTGTTGGCTGCTggattccttttttcttcagtcccCTCAGGATCGCTGTTAAAGAGCACGGGATACACATACTCACAACCTGCTTTCCCTCTAATTCATTTCTCAGCCACAGCCCTCTGACCAGTGAGCAATGACCCTTGGGTCAGCAACCACCTGATACAATCCCTGTTGTGAATTTAAGCTGGGACACTGCTAACAGATCATTACAGATCCAACAGCTTCACTCACTGCTGGACATGAGTCTCCCCAGAAAAATCCACCCTCGGTCCCACCTGCTGGAAACTTCATCTCCTTGAAGCTCTTGATGGGAGGTGGGATGCCTTCTCCCTCTACAAGGATGTGGTACTTCTTACGCACGCGATCGTGCCGAGCCTCTGACATGGCCAGGATGTAACGAGGTGCTCTCCAGCTAAGAAATCAACAGAGGAAGTTCAGAGTGTAAAACATTCCAGAGCTCCAGAGCCAGCAAACCCAATAAAGGAAGATGAGAATTCCGTAATGGGCTCTGAAATCCCACAGAGGAAAACATTGACCTCAAGGGGTTTCATGAGCACATGAGCAGACACAAGCCAGTCATACACAACAAACATCTCCCCAAGGTCCAAGTATGAAGCATCAATACAATAGACAACAGCAGCCTACAGATAATGGGTAAAACATGCCAACATCATTTAGACCCATCTTTGTTATTTCCATGGTACCGTCTCAAACTCCCTGAGCTCTCCCAGTCTTGTTCTCTTTGTCTGAAGACTGAGCTCAAGCCTTCACATTTTACATAGATGCATACATAAATCTTATTGCATGGGTAATAAGATCCAAAGTGACTCCACAGTCTTTTAATTTACATAGAGTAGCAAGCAGTCAGGAAGCCAAGGAAGTATGGCCTCACATACTCACATACAGCCCAGGCTGTATGGCCTCACAGAGCAGTTCTTTCCTCCCAGGCTGTATGGCCCCCAGCTGCTGCCGGCTGTAAGGAAGTGATATTTTGGGAAAAACAGCCCCCACGCTGCAAAGCGCACCTGGTTTTAATCGGATCATCATATGTAATGCCTTTCGCCATCTCCTTCACTGACATCaaagctgcaaaaacaaagccaaTAAGATCAGTGCAAGCTCTGACTCCATGcccacagagagcagagcaagtAGAGCAAGGCAGTACATGTGGTACAGCTTGTTGGAGCTCGgtgcctgcagctgcacagccccagcgCAGCCAGGCAGCTGGCTGCTAACAGAGGATGCTCACTgtcacctcctcctccatccccacagaGCACACAGTGATGGCAGCTCTCACCTCGTCCCTCTGCCACGCTCTCCAGGatcttctcctcctccttcagctgTTTCTCCTTGGCCGACTCCTTCCGTGCTGTGCAGAGGTAACAACAAACAACCCCACAGTGTCGCGGTGCTCCcagcccccagctcagcccccccAATACCGGCCGTACCCTCGGCCTTCTCCTtgaggtgctggtgctggtCCAACAGGCTGATGTTGGATTGCGGTCCCAGCGGGATGTCATCCTCGTCCCCTCGCTGTTCGCTGCCGCTGTCGCGCTGTTCCTCCTCCGCCACCACCTTGCGCCgcatctgcagcagcttctgcagctggACGAGAACCGTGCGGTGAGTGAGCGGCACCGGGACGGACCCGACCCCCGTCACCCCGTTATTCCGTTACCATCTGCTGCTTGCGCTGCTTCACCGGCAC encodes:
- the DDX41 gene encoding probable ATP-dependent RNA helicase DDX41 gives rise to the protein MEPGAERKRQREEAADGSDMSGEDDEDYVPYVPVKQRKQQMLQKLLQMRRKVVAEEEQRDSGSEQRGDEDDIPLGPQSNISLLDQHQHLKEKAEARKESAKEKQLKEEEKILESVAEGRALMSVKEMAKGITYDDPIKTSWRAPRYILAMSEARHDRVRKKYHILVEGEGIPPPIKSFKEMKFPAAILRGLKKKGIQQPTPIQIQGIPTILSGRDMIGIAFTGSGKTLVFTLPVIMFCLEQEKRLPFSKREGPYGLIICPSRELARQTHGIIEYYCRLLQEDSLPPLRCALCIGGMSVKEQMETIKHGVHMMVATPGRLMDLLQKKMVSLDICRYLALDEADRMIDMGFEGDIRTIFSYFKGQRQTLLFSATMPKKIQNFAKSALVKPITINVGRAGAASLDVVQEVEYVKEEAKMVYLLECLQKTPPPVLIFAEKKADVDAIHEYLLLKGVEAVAIHGGKDQEERTKAIEAFRDGKKDVLVATDVASKGLDFPAIQHVINYDMPEEIENYVHRIGRTGRSGNTGIATTFINKACDESVLMDLKALLLEAKQKVPPVLQVLHCGDETMLDIGGERGCAFCGGLGHRITDCPKLEAMQTKQVSNIGRKDYLAHSSMDF